The Streptomyces sp. WZ-12 genome segment GGATCAGCCCGTCGGGGTCGTCCGGGACCGGGCACTCCCCGAAGTGGACGCGGCGGTAGGCCACCCTCAGCATGACGACGGCGTGCCGCAGGGCCGCGTAGAGGGTGTGGAACTCCATTGCGCGGGGCCGGTGTCCGGTCAGTCGGGCGTACTGGTCCTCGACGTGGTCCCGGCGCAGGAAGTCGGGTAGTCCGCGCTGGCCGCTCGCCTCCGTGAGGTCCTGGAAGAAGCGGTGGAGGTAGATCATCCAGCCGAGGTCGAGCTCGCGGGGGCCGAGCGCGGCCAGTTCCCAGTCGAGGACCGCGGCCGGTGCGAAGCCGTCGTAGACGATGTTGCCGATCCGGGCGTCGCCCCAGCTCAGTACGGGGTCGTCGGGGTCGTCGGGCCAGTGGTCGGCGAGCCAGGCGAAGCCGCGCTCGATGAGCGGGGAGCGCGGGAGGCCGTCCACGACCCAGGCGTAGTAGGCGCGTTGGGACGCGACGTGGCGGGCGAGGGTGCTGCCGGTACCGGGTGTGGTGAGGAACGCCGCCGATTCCGGCGGGACTTGGTCGTGCAGGCGGGCGAGGACGGCGACGCTGGCGACCGCCAGCGCGTCGCGTTCGGCGTCGGTGGCGTCGTGCAGCCAACTCCCCTCATAGGTATAGGGCATGACGTCGGGTGGGACGCGGCCGGTGGCGCGGGTCATGACGAAGAAGGGCGCGCCGAGGTGTGCCGGGTCCTCCTCCAGCCAGAGGGTGCGGGGAACCGGCAGGTCGGTGTGGTCGGCGACCAGGCGCATGGTGCGGTACTGCCGCGGCATGTCGTAGCGCGGGAAGACGGTGTACGCGGCGGGGTCGGCGGCGAGCCGGAGAACGCAGCGCAGCGTCCCGTCCGGGCCGGTCGGGGCCGGGAGTTGGAGGGACGACGGGTCGGGGTGGTCGATGTCGAACAGCAGGGTCTCGCTGGACATGCCGTTGGAGGCGGGGACGGTGGTGTGGGTGGCGCGGGCGCCGGGCAGGCGGGTGCCGAGCCAGGCGGTGAGCCGGCCGGTGAGGGCGTCGGGGTCGCGGGTGGTGGTGCGCGGGCGCGGGGTGCCGGTCATCGGCCCGCCTCCGGACGGTCCTGCGGGGCGGCGGCGACGTCGTGGTAGCCGGTGAAGCCGCTGGGGTCGTGGCGGCCGAAGCTGCCGTGTTCGAAGATGCCGTAGCCGGTGCGGCCTTCGAGGGTGAAGCGGGCGGCGTGGTCGGTGACGCCGAAGGCGGCGCGGGGGTGGGCGCCGGGGTCGGAGAGGTCGTAGCTGCGGCGGTCGACCCAGTCGCGGCCCTGCCAGGTGCCGTGTTGCCAGTCGTCGGCGGGGGGATAGCCGGCGCCGAGGGCGAGGGGCGAGGAGGTGAGGATCTCGGCGGTGAGTGCGAGGGGGGTGCGGGCCGGGTCGGTGAGGTGGAGGACGGCGCGTTCGGGGTGCCTGGTGCCGGGGCGGTAGGTGATGTCGGCGTGTGGCCAGCCGAGTTGGCGGTCCGGGGTGCCGTTGCGGACCAGCAGTGCCTCGTTGAGGGTGCGGTGGCCGTCGGCGTCCTCTTGGATGATGACCATGACGAACCGGTCGTCGAAGCGGACCGGGCACCAGATCCAGTGGAACCCCTCGGTCGGGGCCTCGGCGGCGGCCCGGCCGCCGTCCTCGCCGGGGATCGGGCGCACGCCCCAACTGCGGTCCCGGGTACCGGTCCACTCCCCCTCGGTGACGGTGAGTTCCTCGCCGGCCGCGCGGATGGTGCCGGTGCAGGTGCCGGCCTGGACGAAGCGGCGGCCCTCCAATATCAGCCGGCCGGCGCGGTGTTGGGTGTGGTGCGGCTCCCAGACGGTCGGGAAGGAGCCGGTCCAGGTCAGGTCGCAGGACAGGCCGTCCGGGTCGGCGGGGTCGGGGGCGCAGGTGAGGCGGATGCGGTGCAGCGGTTCCTCGACGGTGAGCGCGAGCGGGCCGACGGTCAGCGCCAGGCGGTCGTCGGTGAGCGCGTCGGAGGCCCGTACGGCGTGCAGTTGGTCGCCGAGGCGGAGGGTGGCGTAGGCGTCGATGACGCCGGTGTTGGGGTAGACGCCGAGGCCGGCGATGAGCAGGGCGCGGCCGGTGTGGTCCAGGACGTGGAAGATGCAGCGGTCGTAGGCGTTGCGGTCGCCGGTGGCGACCTGTCGCATGGAGAGCGGTGCCTGGTGGATCGGGTATTCGTCGAGCGCGATCGGGCGGTCGGTCACGGTCCCTCCAGGGCGCGGTCGGACGGTGGATCACCGGGGAACGAAGAAGAGTTGACGGTACGTCAGATAGCCAGTGGCGGCCACACCCTGAGACCGATGACGGGACATGTAGGTGACGTAGTGCGGCTGCGCCTGTTACCGTCGCGCTCGTCCCGCGTGCCCCGGACCGACCCCGAACCCAGGAGCGACGACGATGCCCCCACTCCCCCTGCACTGCCCGCGCTGCGGTGACGCCGCGGGCGATCTCGCCGGTTGCCGGCCCTGTGCCCGCGACGGCATCGGCGTCAACACCCCGCCCCCGCTGGCGGATCTGACCGGGCTGGACCTCGCGGCGTATCCGGGCGGCCCGTGGGGCTGGCCGGCGGCGCTGCCGGTGCCGGGCCCGCCGGTCACCCTCGGCGAGGGGAACACCCCCGTCGTCCGGCTGCGCGCCGAGACCCGCTCCGCTGACGGTTCATCACCGGCCAGCGGTGCGGGCGAGTTGTGGCTGAAATACGAGGGGGGAAATCCGACCGGGGCGCACAAGGACCGGGCGATGTCCGTCGGGGTGGCCGCGGCGCTGGCGGCCGGCGCGGACACCGTGGTCGCGGCGTCCTCGGGGAACGCGGGGGCGGCGGCCGCGGCCTACGCCGCGCGGGCCGGGCTGCGCTGCGTGGTGTTCACCACCGATGCGGTACCGGCCGGACTCCGGGCGCAGATCGATGCGTTGGGGGCGGAGCGGGTGGTCGTCCCCGGCGGCGGCGAGGCGCGGAACGCCGCGATGACCCGGGCCGTCACGGAGCACGGCTGGTATCCGCTGACCAGCTTCGCCGCGTCGCGGCCGGGCAGCAATCCGTACGGGAACGAGGGGTACAAGTCGGTCGCCTACGAGCTGGCCCGGGACTTCGCCGGGCGGCGGATCGACACGGTGGTGGTGCCGACCAGCCGCGGCGACCTGTTGGCCGGAATCGGCCGTGGATTCCGGGAGTTGGCGGCGGCCGGGATGGTCGAGGCGGCGCCGCGGCTGGTGGTCGCGGAGACCACGCCGTCGGCGCCGTTCACCGCGGCGCTGCGCCGGGCCGACCGGGCCGAGCAGGAGCGGACCCGGGTGACGCCGGGCCCGTCGGTGGCGTTCTCGCTGGGCGGGGACCGGCCGTGCTGGCAGGGGTTGGACGCCCTGTGGCGGACCGGCGGCACGGCCGTGGCGGTGGACGACGAGGTGGCCCGGGCCGAGCACCGGCGGCTGGCCGCGGAGGGGCTGCTGTTGGAGCCGTCGTCCGCGGTGCCGGTGGCGGTGGCCCGCGAACTGGCCGACGCGCCCGGCACGTTGGTGGTGGCGATCGGAACGGCCACCGGAATGAAGGGGCTCGGCGACTGAGCCCGCGGGGGCGGGGCGCCGGTCGGCCCCCGCCCCCGCGGGTTCAGTGGGACTCCGGTCCCGCCAGGTGGCGGGCGATCACCATCCGCTGGATCTGGTTGGTGCCCTCGACGATCTGGAGCACCTTGGCCTCGCGCATATAGCGCTCGGCCGGGAAGTCGACGGTGTAGCCGTAACCGCCGAGCAGTTGGACGGCATCCGTGGTGACCCGCATCGCGGTGTCGGTGCAGAACAGCTTGGCCATCGCCGCCTCTTTGGAGAACGGCAGGCCGGCGTCGCGCAGCCGGGCGGCGCTGAGGTAGAGGGCGCGGCCCGCCTCCACCTGGGTCGCCATGTCCGCGAGCATGAAGCGCAGGCCCTGGAAGTCGACGATGGGGCGGCCGAATTGGCGGCGCCCGGCGGTGTAGGAGAGGGCCTCGTCCAGCGCGGCCTGGGCGACGCCGATCGCGCAGGCGGCGATGCCCAGGCGGCCGGAGTCCAGGGCGGAGAGCGCGATGGAGAAGCCCTGGCCCTCCTCGCCGATGCGGCGGGCGTCGGGCACCTGGACGCCGTCGAAGTGCAGTTGTGCGGTCGGCGAGCCCTTCATGCCCATCTTCCGCTCGGGCTTGGCCGCCGTAAGCCCCTCGGCGTCGCCGGGGACGAGGAAGGCGGTGATGCCGTGCGGGCCGCCCTCGCCGGTGCGGGCCAGGACGGTGTAGAAGTCGGCCATGCCGCCGTGGGTGATCCACGCCTTGGTGCCCTCGATGGTCCAGCGGTCGCCCTGCCGGGTGGCGCGGGTGGTCAGGGCGGCGGCGTCGGAGCCGGCGGCGGGCTCGGAGAGGCAGTAGGCGCCGAGCAGTCCGCCGCCGAGCATGGCGGGAAGGTGCTCGGCGCGCTGCTCCTTGGTGCCGTACCCGGCCAGCGCATGGCAGGCGAGGGTGTGCACGCTGACGCCGAGGCCCACGGTGAGCCGGGCGGCCGCGAGCTCCTCCAGGACCTGGAGGTAGACCTCGTAGGGCTGCTCGCCGCCGCCGAACTCCTGGGCGTACGGCAGGGAGAGCAGGCCGGATTCGGAGAGCAGGGTGAACAGGGCACGCGGGAACCGGCCGGCCTCCTCTTCTTCCGCGGCGATTGGCCGGATTTCGCGCTCGGCGAGCTCGCGCACCAGGGCCATCAGGTCGCGGGCCTCCTCGGTGGGCAGCCTGCGGTCCACCGGCGGGGGAACGTACTCGGTCATGGCGGCGCTCTCCTCCCTCTCGGGCGCTGCGGCGACGCGCGCAGGGGTAGGGCGGCGGCGCCGGATTCCGTCGTGCCTGGCCGATGATCGCCTTCCGGGTCGCGGAAGGCGATGACCTGCGGCTGTGGCGCTAGGAGTATGCCCGATCGGCGGCCCGGCGTCACGGGTTGATGATCGATTGCCTGGCGGAATCCGGCGACTTGGGGCGCCGAGCGGGGCGGTGGGAAATTGGTCCGAACCATTGACTCACTGGTCTAGTCCTTCTACCTTCTCCCCCAACGTTCCGCGCGTTCATGCCAATTCGGCAGGCATGGGGTGCCGGACGTCGTCATGCTCCACCCTCGCCCCCCTCCGAGGAGACGACATGCTCAGACCGCACCGGAAGCGAGCGCCGCGGAGACTGATCGCCGCCGCGACCGCGCTGTGTACCGCGGCCCTGGCCGGCACGCTCTTCGCCGGCTCCGCCACCGCCCGCCCCGCCCACGCCCCCACCGCCGGGCACCCGAACACCGCGGCCCGGACCACCGCGCCGAAGACCACCGCGGCGGGCAACAAGGTCGTCGGCTACTTCACCGACTGGGGCATCTACGACCGGAATTACCAGGTCAAGGACGTTCAGACGTCCGGCTCCGCGGACAAGCTGACGCACATCAACTACGCCTTCGGCAACGTCCAGGGCGGCAAGTGCGCGATCGGCGACTCCTACGCCGACTACGACAAGGCGTTCACCGCCGACCAGAGCGTCGACGGCAAGGCGGACACCTGGGACGACCCCAACGGCCTGCGCGGCAACTTCAACCAACTGCGCAAGCTCAAGAAGCTGCACCCCAACCTCAAGATCCTCTGGTCGTTCGGCGGTTGGACCTGGTCGGGCGGCTTCAGCGAGGCGGCCAAGGACCCGGCGGGGTTCGCCCAGTCCTGCTACGACCTGGTCAAGGACAAGCGCTGGGCGGACGTCTTCGACGGCATCGACATCGACTGGGAGTACCCCAACGCCTGCGGCCTGACCTGCGACACCAGCGGCAAGGACGCCTTCACCAACGTGCTAAAGGCGGTCCGGGACAAGTTCGGCACGGACAACCTGGTGACCGCGGCCATCACCGCGGACGCCTCGGACGGCGGCAAGATGGACGCGGCCGACTACGGGGGCGCGTCCCAGTACGTCGACTGGTACAACGCGATGACCTATGACTACTTCGGTGGTTGGGACGCCAAGGGGCCGACCGCCCCGCACTCCCCGCTGACGTCGTACCAGGGCATCCCGAAGGCCGGGTTCAACACCACCGACACCATCGCCAAGCTCAAGAAGCTGGGCGTGCCGGCGGACAAACTACTGCTGGGCATCGGCTTCTACGGCCGCGGCTGGCAGGGCGTCACCCAGGACGCGCCGGGCGGCACCGCGAGCGCCGCGGCGCCGGGCAAGTACGAGGCGGGCATCGACGACTACAAGGTGATCAAGGACCGCTGCCCGGCCACCGGCACGGTGGGCGGCACCGCCTACGCCAAGTGCGGTGACCAGTGGTGGAGTTACGACACCCCGGAGACCATCGGCACCAAGATGGCCTACAAGGACGCCCAGGGGCTGGGCGGGACCTTCTTCTGGGAGCTGAGCGGGGACACCCCGGACGGGGAGCTGATCAAGGCCATCAAGTAGCCCCGTCCGCAGGGCCGTTGTGGCCGGATGAGCCATCAACTCGCCCTGGGAGAAGGGGTGGTGAGCGGGTGGGAGGCGCCGGCCTCCCACCCGCTCCGCCGTTGCCGGAGGCGGCCCGGCCCGGCAGGTGGGGCGTCGCGTCAGAGCGGCGGGCGGGGCGGCGCCGGGCAGCCGGGCTCGTACTCCTCGATCAGCCGGAGGGCGTCGCCCAGCCCGCGCACCAGCAGCAACACCACGGTCTCGCGCGGGAGTTCCTGCGTCTCGATCCAGTCGAGGGTGACGCCCTCCACGCTGGAGAGCCAACCCGCCAGCGTCGTCCGGGCGAACGGGGGAAGGTCCGGGCGGCCCCAGGCGCCGCGGGCGATGGTGGTCAGCAGCTTGGCCCGGACCTCGGAGCGCAGCGCCAGCACCTCGGCGTCGAAGCCGACCCCGCCGGTCACGATCGCGCGGTAGGCGGCCTGGTGGTGCTGGGCGTAGCGCAGATAGCCGTCTATGGTGCGCCGGACGCGTTCGACCGGCGGCAGGCCGCGGGCGCTGCCGGCCCGCTTGACCAGCTCGGCCACCGCGTCCTCGATGATCGCCAGGTAGTAGCCGCGCTTGTTGGTGAAGTAGTAGTAGATCAGGCCCTTGGCGACCCCGGCCTGGCGTGCGATGTCGTCCATGGACAGCGCGTCGTAGGAGGTGTCGGCGAACAACTTCCGGCCGATGGATATCAGTTCGGCGCGACGTGCCTGGTACCGCTCGGTTGCGCGAGCGGCCCGCGAGGCTGTCCGTCCGTGCTGTTGACTCTTATTCAAAATCCGCCCTAGTCTCCAACTACCAAGAGTTCCGCGCAGTATGACAGAACGTCACGCGGACTCTTCCGGTCTGCGACGGACCACCGCAGACCGCGCCACGAAGCACTTCCCTCGCGCATTCGACCGCTGCCCCGGGGAGGACGCAGTGAGCAGATCGAACGGCACGGCGCCCCAAGGACGGACCTCGTGGAAGAAGGCCGCGGCAGTGGCGGCACCCGCCGTACTCGCCGTGGGCGCGCTGGCCACCGTGATGGCGCAGGGCGCACTGGCCGCGTCCTTCGCGGTGTCCGGCACCAACTTCCAGGTCGCCTCCGGCAAGTTGACCAGCAACGGACTCGCCTCGTACGTGCACACCGACCACGACACCGACGACCACGGCCACCCGGTCGCCCTGCTGGGCATCGGCCAGGCGCACCTCACCGACATCTGCCAGGCGGCCCGGGTGCAGACCCCGTTGGGAGCGGTGGTGTTCAAGCTGACCGCCGGGGGCGACGCCGGGGCGGTGCGCGCCGACAACCTCGTCATCGACGGGGAGGACCTGGTCGGCGACGCCCGGTTCGGCACCGCGCAGATCGGGCGGGACGCCGGCACCCTGGACGCGGTGCCGGGGGTCAAGGGCCCACGCGGGAAGTTCGGGCTACAGGCCAGCAACATCGAGGTGGCCGGCGTCAAATCGCATGCCTGGTCCGCCACCGGCGGCAACTTCCGGCTCAAGGGCCTGCGGGTGAGCGTCAGCCTGGACGGCCGGGCGTGTTTCTGAGCGCGCGCCGCGCGCGGTGGGGCGCCCGACTGGAGCGGGCGCTGCCCTGGCCGGAACGGCGGGCGGCGCTGCGGCGGTGGCGGCGGTCCCGGCCGTTCTGGGCCGGACTGCTGCTCCTGCTCGGCGGCGCCGAACTGCTCCTGGTGCCGCTGTCGCCGCTGACGGTCCTGGTGAGCCTGGGACTGGGCGGACTGGCCGCGCTGGGCATCGGGGTGGCGCTGATGGTGGCCGGGCTCTTCCTGTGGTGCACGCCGGCCGCGCACCACTACGTGAGCATCAACGCGCTGATCCTGTCGGTGCTCTCGTTCGCCGCGACCAACCTCGGCGGATTCCTGGTCGGGATGGGACTGGGGATCGCGGGCAGCGCGATGGGGTTCGGCTGGACGCCGGTGCGGACGGCGGCCTCCCCCGACGGGGCGGAGCCCCCGGGGGC includes the following:
- a CDS encoding glycoside hydrolase family 18 protein; the protein is MLRPHRKRAPRRLIAAATALCTAALAGTLFAGSATARPAHAPTAGHPNTAARTTAPKTTAAGNKVVGYFTDWGIYDRNYQVKDVQTSGSADKLTHINYAFGNVQGGKCAIGDSYADYDKAFTADQSVDGKADTWDDPNGLRGNFNQLRKLKKLHPNLKILWSFGGWTWSGGFSEAAKDPAGFAQSCYDLVKDKRWADVFDGIDIDWEYPNACGLTCDTSGKDAFTNVLKAVRDKFGTDNLVTAAITADASDGGKMDAADYGGASQYVDWYNAMTYDYFGGWDAKGPTAPHSPLTSYQGIPKAGFNTTDTIAKLKKLGVPADKLLLGIGFYGRGWQGVTQDAPGGTASAAAPGKYEAGIDDYKVIKDRCPATGTVGGTAYAKCGDQWWSYDTPETIGTKMAYKDAQGLGGTFFWELSGDTPDGELIKAIK
- a CDS encoding phosphotransferase family protein, whose product is MTGTPRPRTTTRDPDALTGRLTAWLGTRLPGARATHTTVPASNGMSSETLLFDIDHPDPSSLQLPAPTGPDGTLRCVLRLAADPAAYTVFPRYDMPRQYRTMRLVADHTDLPVPRTLWLEEDPAHLGAPFFVMTRATGRVPPDVMPYTYEGSWLHDATDAERDALAVASVAVLARLHDQVPPESAAFLTTPGTGSTLARHVASQRAYYAWVVDGLPRSPLIERGFAWLADHWPDDPDDPVLSWGDARIGNIVYDGFAPAAVLDWELAALGPRELDLGWMIYLHRFFQDLTEASGQRGLPDFLRRDHVEDQYARLTGHRPRAMEFHTLYAALRHAVVMLRVAYRRVHFGECPVPDDPDGLILHRDTLEAMLAGRYW
- a CDS encoding TetR/AcrR family transcriptional regulator — its product is MNKSQQHGRTASRAARATERYQARRAELISIGRKLFADTSYDALSMDDIARQAGVAKGLIYYYFTNKRGYYLAIIEDAVAELVKRAGSARGLPPVERVRRTIDGYLRYAQHHQAAYRAIVTGGVGFDAEVLALRSEVRAKLLTTIARGAWGRPDLPPFARTTLAGWLSSVEGVTLDWIETQELPRETVVLLLVRGLGDALRLIEEYEPGCPAPPRPPL
- a CDS encoding DUF6230 family protein, translating into MSRSNGTAPQGRTSWKKAAAVAAPAVLAVGALATVMAQGALAASFAVSGTNFQVASGKLTSNGLASYVHTDHDTDDHGHPVALLGIGQAHLTDICQAARVQTPLGAVVFKLTAGGDAGAVRADNLVIDGEDLVGDARFGTAQIGRDAGTLDAVPGVKGPRGKFGLQASNIEVAGVKSHAWSATGGNFRLKGLRVSVSLDGRACF
- a CDS encoding acyl-CoA dehydrogenase family protein, translated to MTEYVPPPVDRRLPTEEARDLMALVRELAEREIRPIAAEEEEAGRFPRALFTLLSESGLLSLPYAQEFGGGEQPYEVYLQVLEELAAARLTVGLGVSVHTLACHALAGYGTKEQRAEHLPAMLGGGLLGAYCLSEPAAGSDAAALTTRATRQGDRWTIEGTKAWITHGGMADFYTVLARTGEGGPHGITAFLVPGDAEGLTAAKPERKMGMKGSPTAQLHFDGVQVPDARRIGEEGQGFSIALSALDSGRLGIAACAIGVAQAALDEALSYTAGRRQFGRPIVDFQGLRFMLADMATQVEAGRALYLSAARLRDAGLPFSKEAAMAKLFCTDTAMRVTTDAVQLLGGYGYTVDFPAERYMREAKVLQIVEGTNQIQRMVIARHLAGPESH
- a CDS encoding threonine synthase, which gives rise to MPPLPLHCPRCGDAAGDLAGCRPCARDGIGVNTPPPLADLTGLDLAAYPGGPWGWPAALPVPGPPVTLGEGNTPVVRLRAETRSADGSSPASGAGELWLKYEGGNPTGAHKDRAMSVGVAAALAAGADTVVAASSGNAGAAAAAYAARAGLRCVVFTTDAVPAGLRAQIDALGAERVVVPGGGEARNAAMTRAVTEHGWYPLTSFAASRPGSNPYGNEGYKSVAYELARDFAGRRIDTVVVPTSRGDLLAGIGRGFRELAAAGMVEAAPRLVVAETTPSAPFTAALRRADRAEQERTRVTPGPSVAFSLGGDRPCWQGLDALWRTGGTAVAVDDEVARAEHRRLAAEGLLLEPSSAVPVAVARELADAPGTLVVAIGTATGMKGLGD